In Leptospira sp. WS58.C1, a single genomic region encodes these proteins:
- a CDS encoding penicillin-binding protein 1A gives MNLFSEGIHRATKTLLILALLGGLFFGYIIAEVDEGGELAILASYQPTTPTRLYDTNGIVYAELYRHKQQLLKYQDIPPHVIQAFLSVEDNNFFNHFGIDFSAILRAAAVNVISGRIKQGGSTLTQQLAKTVLNNRKKSFIRKFVEALFTLQIEQEYSKEEILEIYFNLIYLGHGTTGLASAADVYFHKDVSDLDVAEAALLSRLPKAPVDYSPYKNPAASKRAHIEVLKLMASQGFIPEDKVQTIHDEFWEKYWPIVITQSPSQSTWGTKLNRAPHFTEFVRQRLLKELGEDRIYSGGLKIYTTLDIRKQEIAQDELRKALKKHDDLVSGVTVNYAGGADRGLVGLYNFIGSLFPVAPPFVSRLDDKANFRVALEKELIDSADVLSLLLPADNESAAFTEFQKRTAVFGKNLHVEGAAITIDHTNGYIETMVGGYEFTPKNQFNRAVQARRQTGSSFKPFVYGAAIAERVVGSGTGIMDAPLTTLTEEGEGWSPQDFDGDFQGMVPLSRALSMSLNIVSVQVLLRTGADAVIDFASRLTKADKSRFVPSPALALGIAELSPYEMAVGYSIIANKGRNVIPLSVRYVIDQSGNVIYNEELKVREELDKQAEDGSIQIISEGTAYILRKMLTMVAMGGTAANGLHSPDQGNYKGIAAGKTGSTSSFTNAWYCGFDPKLTTVIWLGFDKSSISLGRGQAAGVLAVPIWGKMYRRFYNGENYPTFEDEHGLDPQPEEVQGGGTCAYNGLSPKPGVCPVTQNLTLKPITVAGVTKSVQANRQCDGDRDHHKSIDFREFLQLEYQISDEEIGKTERKFKPQAD, from the coding sequence ATGAATCTATTTAGCGAAGGAATTCACAGAGCTACAAAAACACTTTTGATCTTAGCCTTATTGGGCGGTCTGTTTTTCGGATACATCATCGCAGAAGTCGACGAGGGGGGGGAGCTTGCGATCCTGGCCTCCTATCAACCTACTACTCCGACTCGGTTGTACGATACTAATGGGATCGTGTATGCGGAATTGTATCGCCATAAACAGCAACTTCTAAAATACCAAGATATTCCTCCTCATGTGATCCAAGCCTTCCTTTCCGTTGAGGATAATAACTTTTTCAATCACTTCGGGATAGATTTCTCCGCAATCCTTCGCGCGGCGGCAGTTAACGTGATCTCCGGTAGGATCAAACAAGGTGGATCCACTCTTACACAACAGCTAGCTAAAACCGTTTTGAATAATCGGAAAAAATCCTTTATCCGCAAATTCGTAGAGGCTTTGTTCACTCTTCAGATCGAACAGGAATATTCCAAAGAAGAAATATTAGAAATTTATTTTAACCTAATATACCTAGGACACGGAACGACAGGGCTTGCTTCCGCGGCCGACGTATATTTCCATAAGGATGTGTCGGATCTGGATGTGGCGGAAGCTGCACTTCTTTCGAGACTTCCTAAGGCGCCGGTGGACTATTCTCCGTATAAAAATCCTGCCGCTTCTAAAAGGGCTCATATAGAAGTTCTAAAACTTATGGCTTCTCAGGGATTTATTCCGGAAGATAAGGTCCAGACCATCCACGATGAATTCTGGGAAAAATACTGGCCGATCGTAATCACTCAATCGCCTTCTCAATCCACCTGGGGAACCAAACTGAATAGAGCTCCCCATTTTACCGAATTCGTAAGGCAGAGATTATTAAAAGAATTGGGAGAGGATCGGATCTACAGCGGTGGTTTAAAAATTTACACCACTCTGGATATCCGCAAACAGGAGATCGCTCAAGACGAACTTCGTAAGGCTCTCAAAAAACACGACGATCTAGTTTCCGGCGTTACCGTGAATTATGCGGGAGGCGCGGACAGAGGTCTTGTAGGTCTTTATAATTTTATCGGTTCCTTATTCCCTGTGGCTCCTCCTTTTGTGAGTCGCTTGGATGATAAGGCAAATTTCAGGGTCGCATTGGAAAAAGAACTTATCGATTCAGCGGATGTTCTCAGTTTACTTCTTCCTGCGGATAATGAATCTGCTGCTTTTACTGAATTCCAAAAAAGGACCGCAGTATTCGGTAAGAACCTTCACGTAGAAGGCGCTGCGATCACGATTGATCATACCAACGGCTATATAGAAACGATGGTCGGAGGATATGAATTTACTCCTAAAAACCAGTTCAATCGTGCGGTGCAGGCAAGAAGGCAGACCGGCTCTTCTTTCAAACCGTTCGTGTATGGCGCTGCCATTGCGGAAAGGGTTGTCGGTTCCGGAACTGGGATCATGGACGCACCTCTCACTACCTTAACGGAAGAAGGAGAAGGTTGGTCTCCTCAGGACTTCGACGGAGACTTCCAAGGTATGGTTCCTCTTTCCAGAGCTCTTTCTATGTCCTTAAACATCGTTTCCGTTCAGGTTCTTTTGCGAACCGGGGCCGATGCGGTCATCGATTTTGCTTCTCGTTTAACAAAGGCTGATAAAAGTAGATTTGTCCCAAGTCCTGCTCTTGCGTTGGGAATCGCTGAGTTGAGTCCTTATGAAATGGCGGTGGGGTATTCTATCATCGCAAACAAGGGAAGGAACGTGATCCCGCTTTCCGTTCGATATGTGATCGATCAGTCAGGAAACGTAATTTATAATGAAGAGTTAAAGGTCCGGGAAGAATTGGATAAGCAGGCAGAAGACGGTTCCATTCAGATTATCAGCGAGGGAACTGCCTATATTCTTCGTAAAATGTTGACCATGGTTGCGATGGGAGGAACTGCAGCGAACGGGCTTCATTCTCCCGACCAAGGAAATTATAAGGGGATCGCGGCAGGAAAAACCGGATCCACTTCTTCTTTTACGAATGCCTGGTACTGTGGATTCGATCCTAAGTTGACCACTGTGATTTGGTTAGGATTTGATAAGAGTTCTATTTCACTCGGGAGAGGGCAGGCTGCAGGGGTTCTTGCGGTTCCTATTTGGGGAAAAATGTACCGTCGTTTTTATAACGGTGAAAATTATCCGACTTTCGAGGATGAGCACGGTTTAGATCCGCAACCGGAAGAAGTACAAGGTGGAGGAACCTGCGCGTATAATGGATTGTCTCCTAAGCCCGGAGTATGTCCGGTTACCCAGAACCTGACCTTAAAGCCGATTACTGTAGCAGGTGTGACAAAATCCGTCCAAGCAAACCGCCAATGCGACGGAGATCGGGACCATCATAAGTCGATCGATTTCAGAGAATTCCTGCAGTTGGAATACCAGATCAGCGACGAAGAGATCGGAAAAACGGAACGTAAGTTTAAACCGCAAGCGGACTGA
- a CDS encoding rhomboid family intramembrane serine protease, whose product MASFSSGFGVSTSPLVRKLLILNIAIFGIEFILSLAAPSVLLGILGLFGLTPGLVLEKFFGWQLLTYSFFHTPNMLIGFLFEMFAFWMFGSALESHWGTRNFLRYFMFCIFGGGVAAIFASLIGYQQGTVLGISSVLYGLITAYALIWPNRELLFWGIFPIKAKYLAMIILAVLVILGLQAGTPIASGLGGFAAGGLYFLYYTKIKYRFGIKLPSFSFSRWRQKRKMVRWQEEMKTREEAKEEVDRLLEKISKEGMNALNKKEKKFLKEASSKYYEAKD is encoded by the coding sequence ATGGCGTCTTTCTCTAGCGGATTCGGTGTCTCAACCTCTCCCCTCGTTCGTAAACTTCTGATATTAAACATAGCGATTTTCGGGATAGAGTTCATTCTGAGCCTGGCTGCCCCTTCCGTTCTTTTGGGCATCCTGGGATTATTCGGTCTGACTCCCGGCCTCGTCTTAGAAAAATTTTTCGGCTGGCAGTTACTCACATACAGCTTCTTTCACACCCCAAATATGTTGATCGGATTCTTATTCGAGATGTTTGCATTTTGGATGTTCGGCTCCGCATTGGAGTCTCACTGGGGGACCAGGAATTTTTTACGTTATTTCATGTTTTGTATCTTCGGAGGCGGAGTTGCTGCGATATTCGCTTCTCTTATAGGGTATCAACAAGGGACCGTATTAGGGATTTCCTCCGTTCTATACGGGTTAATCACTGCTTATGCGTTAATTTGGCCGAATAGAGAGTTATTGTTTTGGGGGATCTTTCCTATCAAAGCAAAGTATCTTGCCATGATTATCCTGGCCGTTCTGGTAATTTTAGGATTACAAGCAGGAACACCGATCGCAAGCGGATTGGGTGGATTCGCGGCCGGTGGACTCTATTTCCTATATTATACGAAAATAAAATATAGATTCGGGATAAAACTCCCTAGCTTCTCATTTTCCAGATGGAGACAAAAAAGAAAAATGGTCCGCTGGCAAGAAGAGATGAAAACCAGAGAAGAAGCTAAAGAAGAAGTGGACCGTCTTTTAGAAAAAATTTCCAAAGAAGGGATGAATGCTCTGAACAAAAAAGAGAAAAAATTCCTGAAAGAAGCTTCGAGTAAATATTACGAGGCGAAGGATTGA
- a CDS encoding SGNH/GDSL hydrolase family protein, producing the protein MNIIYFLEKLGLLSCFLGTQRVFNRFWIFVLAMFLLLGACVQDKDIRSKESGLYKPSFALFGDSISAFWPIEEQFPEFETYKKAFPGRRTYEIQEAAKNETGRYRSCMLNGGVNDFLNNFEPTWEEVDATVQRQLETLEILNDHCDYIIVLNVWTVQLPWPVKAASMINLEMKKKVTFLPRIDPEDLIHTEMLLDGGHLTDEGYGILSQRVREYLKATLPEFWLEFLL; encoded by the coding sequence ATGAATATAATTTATTTCTTGGAGAAGTTGGGACTTCTCTCCTGTTTTTTAGGAACTCAAAGAGTTTTTAATCGGTTCTGGATTTTTGTTTTGGCGATGTTTCTTTTGTTGGGAGCATGCGTTCAAGATAAGGATATCCGATCTAAAGAGTCCGGATTATACAAACCTAGCTTCGCTCTTTTTGGGGATAGTATCTCCGCCTTCTGGCCTATAGAAGAGCAGTTCCCTGAATTTGAGACTTATAAGAAGGCGTTTCCAGGTAGAAGGACTTACGAGATCCAAGAGGCCGCTAAAAACGAAACGGGAAGATATAGGTCCTGCATGTTGAACGGCGGTGTAAATGATTTCCTGAATAATTTCGAACCCACTTGGGAAGAAGTCGATGCCACTGTACAAAGACAGCTCGAGACTCTTGAGATATTGAACGACCATTGCGACTATATTATCGTTCTTAACGTATGGACAGTACAACTTCCTTGGCCTGTAAAAGCCGCGTCCATGATCAATCTAGAAATGAAGAAGAAGGTAACCTTTTTGCCGAGGATCGATCCGGAAGATCTGATCCATACGGAAATGTTATTGGACGGAGGCCATCTTACCGACGAAGGATATGGCATTCTTTCCCAAAGAGTGAGAGAATACCTTAAAGCTACTTTGCCGGAGTTCTGGTTGGAGTTCCTATTATGA
- the glyA gene encoding serine hydroxymethyltransferase, giving the protein MKYLPQQDPEIFKALQAEDMRQEQNLEMIASENFVSRSVLEAYTSTLTNKYAEGYPGKRYYNGCVNADIVESLAIERAKKIFKAEYANVQPHSGAQANMAVFLATLEPGDSFLGMNLAHGGHLTHGSPVNISGRYYKPIPYGVDPKTETIDYDALAALAKEHKPKLIVAGASAYSRTIDFDKFAEIARSVGAKLMADIAHISGLVATGYHPSPIDNFDYVTTTTHKTLRGPRGGLILSKLENEKVLNSRVFPGIQGGPLMHVIAAKAVAFGEALTPDYKKYIETVLENAKVLAEVFVKRGFRVVSGGTDNHLVLLDVSVKGLTGAKAADGLDEVGVTVNKNAIPFDKNPPAVASGIRLGTPALTTRGLKPSDIEKVGNLICDFLDNPDDEKTKEKVKAGVKEITQQFPMTDFRLD; this is encoded by the coding sequence ATGAAATACCTTCCCCAACAAGACCCCGAAATTTTCAAAGCCTTACAAGCGGAAGACATGAGGCAGGAACAAAATCTGGAAATGATCGCATCCGAAAACTTCGTATCCAGATCCGTCTTAGAAGCCTATACTTCTACGCTCACCAATAAATACGCAGAAGGATATCCCGGAAAAAGATATTATAACGGGTGTGTAAACGCAGACATAGTCGAGTCCTTGGCGATCGAAAGGGCAAAAAAGATCTTCAAAGCAGAATATGCGAACGTTCAGCCCCATTCCGGTGCTCAGGCAAATATGGCGGTCTTCTTGGCAACATTAGAACCGGGAGATTCTTTTTTAGGAATGAACCTGGCCCATGGCGGACATTTAACCCATGGTTCTCCTGTAAATATCAGCGGAAGATATTATAAACCGATCCCTTACGGTGTAGATCCTAAAACGGAAACGATCGATTATGACGCTCTGGCGGCTCTTGCAAAAGAACATAAGCCTAAATTGATTGTTGCAGGCGCTTCCGCATATTCCAGAACGATCGATTTTGACAAGTTCGCAGAGATCGCAAGATCCGTAGGTGCAAAACTGATGGCGGATATCGCGCATATTTCAGGGTTAGTCGCGACAGGTTATCACCCCTCTCCGATCGATAATTTTGATTACGTTACCACCACCACTCACAAAACCCTCAGGGGGCCAAGAGGTGGATTAATTCTTTCTAAATTAGAAAATGAGAAAGTATTAAATTCCAGAGTGTTCCCCGGGATCCAAGGTGGACCTCTAATGCATGTGATCGCCGCAAAAGCGGTGGCATTCGGAGAAGCGTTAACCCCCGATTACAAAAAGTATATCGAAACAGTACTCGAAAACGCAAAAGTTTTGGCGGAAGTATTCGTAAAAAGAGGATTCAGGGTTGTGAGCGGCGGAACTGACAATCATCTAGTCCTTTTGGATGTGTCCGTTAAAGGACTGACCGGCGCAAAAGCGGCCGACGGATTGGATGAGGTGGGAGTTACCGTGAATAAAAACGCCATCCCATTCGACAAAAATCCTCCGGCAGTCGCTTCCGGAATTCGTTTAGGAACTCCTGCACTTACTACCAGAGGGCTTAAACCTTCCGATATCGAAAAAGTTGGAAATCTGATCTGCGATTTCTTAGATAACCCTGATGACGAAAAGACAAAGGAAAAAGTTAAGGCTGGTGTGAAAGAGATCACCCAACAGTTCCCGATGACCGATTTCAGATTGGATTAA
- a CDS encoding MBL fold metallo-hydrolase encodes MEIFLYGVRGSIPAPLSNEEYREKVISILRLVAKSEGKAFSSPEEWFDGLPEPLNYIVGGNTTCVRIIGASGVELVVDLGTGARILGEDLVRGKFGQGKGEASVFFTHTHWDHIHGIPFFKPLYIPGNKFSFYSPLEDLPERLKYQQEPRFFPIHFDHFGSERNFHRLQKGEILEIGGVKVEWLALKHPGGSIAYKFTENGKSFIFATDAEYNGEDFPLIQEQKPFFKGADLLVLDAQYTLDESFQKFDWGHTSYTMAVNCASSWEVKKLALTHHEPAYSDEILAIILDDARTHAENLGAKDLSIVLAREGIKFELV; translated from the coding sequence ATGGAAATCTTCTTGTACGGAGTCCGGGGGTCTATTCCTGCCCCCTTATCGAATGAGGAATACAGGGAGAAAGTAATTTCCATTTTGAGACTGGTCGCCAAGTCGGAGGGAAAAGCGTTCTCTTCTCCCGAAGAATGGTTCGACGGGTTGCCTGAACCTTTGAATTATATAGTCGGTGGAAACACTACCTGTGTTCGGATCATCGGAGCTTCCGGGGTAGAACTGGTTGTGGATTTGGGTACCGGGGCGAGAATTCTGGGAGAGGATCTAGTCCGAGGTAAATTCGGGCAAGGGAAGGGAGAAGCATCCGTATTTTTCACTCATACTCATTGGGATCATATCCATGGGATCCCGTTTTTCAAACCGCTATACATTCCCGGAAATAAATTCAGTTTTTATTCTCCCTTAGAAGATCTGCCGGAAAGATTAAAATACCAGCAAGAACCCAGATTTTTCCCCATCCATTTCGATCATTTCGGTTCAGAAAGAAATTTCCATAGGCTCCAAAAGGGAGAGATCCTGGAAATCGGCGGTGTGAAAGTGGAATGGCTCGCTCTCAAACATCCGGGAGGCTCCATCGCCTATAAATTTACCGAAAACGGAAAAAGTTTTATTTTTGCCACGGATGCGGAATACAACGGTGAGGATTTTCCTTTGATCCAGGAGCAAAAACCGTTCTTCAAAGGTGCGGATCTTCTGGTCTTGGACGCTCAATACACACTGGACGAATCCTTCCAAAAATTCGATTGGGGCCATACCTCTTACACTATGGCAGTCAATTGTGCTTCTTCCTGGGAGGTTAAAAAACTGGCCTTGACCCACCATGAACCCGCCTATTCGGACGAAATTTTAGCCATCATCTTGGATGACGCCAGAACCCATGCTGAAAATCTTGGAGCTAAGGACCTATCCATAGTCTTGGCTAGGGAAGGAATAAAATTCGAACTCGTATGA
- the lpdA gene encoding dihydrolipoyl dehydrogenase: protein MAEQYDVLVIGSGPGGYVGAIRAAQLGLKTGIIEKRKTLGGTCLNVGCIPSKALLDSSEEYHKVLHKTDVHGIGVGKVTLDLNKLMERKNTIVKEVTDGVDYLMKKNKITRYEGFGKLLGGGQVEVALVDGKKEVLSAKHIVLATGSVPIDIPSLPVDGKTIITSDHAIDLRTVPKRLVVIGAGVIGLELGSVWGRLGAEVTVVELLPGLLPTVDRSFGSLLQRSLESQGFNFLFEHKVLGATASKSGAKVKIAAPDGKESELDADVVLVAVGRKPFIDGIGLEAAGVELTERKRIKVDSHFQTSAAGIYAIGDVIDGPMLAHKAEEEGVALAELLAGQSGHVNYAAVPSIIYTWPEMAWVGKGEEELKSAGVEYKVGKSLFKPNARAKAMNEAEGQVKILADKKTDKVLGAFVFGPRASDMIAELAVAVEFGASSEDIARSFHAHPTLSEVVKEAAMAVDKWAIHA from the coding sequence ATGGCGGAACAATACGACGTACTCGTGATCGGATCGGGACCCGGAGGTTATGTGGGCGCGATCCGAGCGGCTCAACTCGGGCTCAAAACAGGGATCATCGAAAAAAGAAAAACTTTGGGGGGAACCTGCTTAAACGTGGGTTGTATCCCTTCTAAGGCGCTTTTGGATTCTTCGGAAGAATATCATAAGGTCTTACATAAGACCGATGTTCATGGGATTGGAGTTGGTAAAGTCACTCTGGACCTAAACAAACTTATGGAGCGCAAGAACACCATCGTCAAAGAAGTCACGGACGGTGTGGATTACTTGATGAAAAAGAACAAGATCACTCGTTATGAGGGTTTTGGTAAATTGCTCGGCGGGGGCCAGGTAGAAGTTGCCTTGGTCGATGGCAAAAAAGAAGTTTTAAGCGCCAAACATATCGTTCTGGCGACCGGCTCCGTTCCGATAGATATTCCGAGTCTGCCTGTGGACGGAAAAACGATCATCACTTCCGACCACGCAATCGATCTACGAACAGTTCCTAAAAGACTGGTAGTGATCGGTGCAGGTGTTATAGGTTTAGAGCTTGGTTCCGTTTGGGGAAGGCTCGGAGCGGAAGTGACGGTAGTGGAACTCCTACCTGGACTTCTTCCTACTGTGGACCGTTCTTTCGGTAGTTTATTACAGAGAAGTCTGGAATCCCAAGGTTTTAATTTCTTATTCGAACATAAAGTATTAGGAGCGACTGCTTCTAAATCAGGTGCTAAAGTAAAGATTGCGGCCCCCGATGGAAAAGAGTCCGAATTGGATGCGGATGTTGTACTTGTGGCTGTCGGCCGAAAGCCGTTTATCGATGGGATCGGATTGGAAGCGGCAGGGGTCGAATTAACGGAAAGAAAAAGGATTAAGGTAGATTCTCATTTTCAAACGAGCGCTGCCGGTATCTACGCGATTGGGGACGTGATCGACGGACCTATGCTTGCTCATAAGGCGGAAGAAGAAGGTGTTGCACTTGCGGAATTACTCGCGGGTCAATCCGGACACGTTAATTACGCTGCGGTTCCAAGCATTATCTATACCTGGCCGGAAATGGCTTGGGTAGGAAAAGGGGAAGAGGAACTCAAAAGCGCAGGTGTGGAATACAAAGTCGGTAAGTCATTATTCAAGCCGAATGCAAGAGCAAAGGCCATGAATGAAGCGGAAGGCCAAGTTAAAATTTTAGCAGATAAAAAAACGGATAAGGTATTGGGAGCGTTTGTGTTCGGGCCTAGAGCCTCGGATATGATCGCTGAGCTTGCGGTTGCTGTAGAGTTCGGTGCTTCTTCGGAAGATATAGCACGTTCCTTCCATGCGCATCCTACATTGTCCGAAGTCGTAAAAGAGGCCGCCATGGCCGTAGACAAGTGGGCAATTCACGCTTAG
- the odhB gene encoding 2-oxoglutarate dehydrogenase complex dihydrolipoyllysine-residue succinyltransferase produces MSIEIKVPEMGESITEATIANWVKKEGERVEQDEVLVELETDKVTMEVPAPSAGVLQKINKKPGETVKIKEVIGIIDPSASAKSAPTSSTPSSTNTTPTNTISATQNDTLSPAVRKLIDDNGLNPASISGSGKNGQITKEDVLNAIANKQSAPAVAVSAASSAPKSAPSPEIPKAVPAASRGNLPRENIVPMTKLRQTIANRLVSAQHNAAHLTTFNEVDMSAVMDLRTKYKDKFKDAHNVGLGFMSFFTKAVIGALKHVPAINAEIRGTDIVYKNYYDIGVAVGGPKGLVVPIVRDADLLTFAQIESEIVRLANKVKDGKIDLSDMEGGTFTISNGGIYGSMMSTPILNPPQSGILGLHNIVKRAVVVNDQIVIRPMMYVALSYDHRIVDGKEAVTFLVKVKEAIEDPTRLLLDV; encoded by the coding sequence ATGTCGATAGAGATCAAGGTTCCCGAAATGGGTGAATCCATTACGGAAGCAACAATAGCAAACTGGGTAAAAAAAGAAGGCGAGCGAGTAGAACAGGACGAGGTCCTGGTGGAATTGGAAACCGATAAGGTGACCATGGAGGTACCGGCCCCCTCGGCGGGTGTGCTCCAAAAAATTAATAAGAAACCGGGGGAGACGGTCAAGATCAAAGAAGTGATCGGAATCATTGACCCTTCTGCCTCTGCAAAAAGCGCTCCTACTTCCAGCACTCCTTCCTCAACGAATACAACACCAACGAACACGATAAGCGCAACACAGAACGATACACTTTCTCCTGCTGTTCGCAAATTGATAGATGATAACGGATTAAATCCTGCTTCTATCTCCGGTTCCGGAAAGAACGGACAGATTACCAAAGAAGACGTGTTAAACGCAATTGCAAACAAACAGTCGGCACCTGCTGTAGCGGTTTCCGCAGCTTCCTCAGCGCCAAAGTCAGCTCCTTCTCCCGAAATCCCTAAAGCGGTTCCTGCCGCTTCCAGAGGAAATCTTCCGAGAGAGAACATAGTTCCGATGACGAAACTTCGCCAGACGATCGCGAATCGTTTGGTTTCCGCTCAACATAACGCGGCTCACTTGACCACTTTTAACGAAGTGGATATGAGCGCGGTCATGGATCTTCGTACTAAATACAAGGACAAGTTCAAGGACGCGCATAACGTAGGTCTTGGATTTATGAGTTTCTTCACCAAGGCGGTGATCGGAGCGCTTAAACATGTTCCTGCGATCAACGCCGAGATCAGAGGGACCGATATCGTATACAAAAACTATTACGATATCGGCGTAGCAGTGGGCGGTCCCAAAGGTTTGGTGGTCCCGATCGTTAGGGATGCGGATCTTCTGACCTTTGCTCAAATAGAATCCGAGATCGTAAGACTTGCGAACAAGGTGAAGGATGGAAAAATAGATCTTTCCGATATGGAAGGTGGAACTTTCACTATTTCCAACGGTGGGATCTACGGCTCTATGATGTCCACACCTATTCTGAATCCTCCTCAAAGTGGTATATTGGGACTTCATAATATTGTAAAACGTGCGGTAGTAGTGAACGATCAGATCGTGATCCGACCTATGATGTATGTGGCTCTTTCTTACGATCACAGGATCGTGGACGGAAAAGAAGCGGTTACTTTCCTGGTGAAAGTAAAAGAAGCGATCGAAGATCCGACTCGTCTTCTTTTGGATGTTTAA
- a CDS encoding biotin/lipoate A/B protein ligase family protein translates to MRTFILDQKSIRTPYYNLALEEALAVQLVSGGYSGGVRFWEGPRSIIMGLSEKPELSAGEENRESFLTEFQKRQIPKKPSATDPVYLARRASGGGTVVHEPGWNLNFSLFVSLEAKPELYPVANSYNIFLGLISSALNRQGLKTKCKGKSDLALELSPDVWKKISGNAQFRKKNCIVQHGTLILDPRLIPLVSDLLPHPPEEPEYRKGRTHEEFVTSLPASFSPGKFKQDLSLLFADYLGVEILGTETDPSFFRNVRKVAGRLFQEKYSDLGYILGE, encoded by the coding sequence GTGCGGACTTTTATACTAGACCAAAAATCCATTCGGACACCTTATTATAATCTAGCTTTAGAAGAGGCTCTCGCAGTCCAACTAGTATCCGGAGGATATTCCGGAGGGGTTCGGTTTTGGGAAGGACCGAGGTCCATTATAATGGGTCTTTCCGAAAAGCCGGAACTAAGCGCAGGAGAAGAAAACCGAGAAAGTTTTCTGACCGAATTTCAAAAAAGACAAATCCCCAAAAAACCATCTGCAACAGATCCGGTGTATTTAGCCAGAAGAGCAAGCGGTGGCGGAACAGTGGTTCATGAGCCGGGATGGAATCTGAACTTCAGTCTTTTTGTTTCATTAGAGGCAAAACCTGAACTCTATCCAGTTGCCAACTCTTATAATATATTCTTAGGTTTGATATCTTCCGCATTGAATAGACAAGGGCTCAAAACAAAATGTAAGGGCAAGTCCGACTTAGCCTTGGAACTTTCGCCGGATGTATGGAAAAAAATTTCGGGTAACGCCCAGTTCAGGAAGAAGAACTGTATCGTGCAGCATGGGACCTTGATCCTGGACCCAAGGCTTATTCCCTTGGTGTCGGACCTCCTACCCCATCCTCCGGAAGAACCGGAATACAGAAAGGGCAGAACTCATGAGGAATTTGTAACCTCCTTACCCGCCTCCTTTTCGCCGGGAAAATTCAAACAAGACCTTTCCCTTTTATTTGCGGATTATCTGGGGGTTGAAATCCTAGGTACCGAGACGGATCCTTCCTTCTTTCGAAACGTTCGCAAGGTGGCAGGTCGACTGTTTCAAGAAAAATATTCTGATCTAGGCTATATTCTGGGAGAATGA